One part of the Hydra vulgaris chromosome 01, alternate assembly HydraT2T_AEP genome encodes these proteins:
- the LOC136075183 gene encoding uncharacterized protein LOC136075183 isoform X2 yields the protein MGIGFGRRQFMKYAGDIARKRGIPFKNGLPSKKWWSLLKKRHLTLRLRVPEGTAAIRHQCMDKEKVSIYFNALKQVMDEMGLYCKPHCVWNMDETGLQLQHTPDKVVTKSCSRYIQSRTSGNCETITIIATISASGTHIPPHIIVKGKTRRALNGFEVLSAPERSTWSVSDSGWTKQDRKIQNEHHKSNFNSNKDNGILINDCYKFDEENEALSTQTSKNFDSSIYRDVSSIYGDLKFKDCLKNSDISTESELDNIIEQLPNSLKKNESSFDDSDNLYESNSSASSLFKKLESRMVQLIKKDKNKLEFLSVQKIFL from the exons ATGGGTATTGGTTTTGGAAGGCGTCAGTTTATGAAATATGCTGGGGATATAGCAAGAAAGCGGGGTATTCCATTCAAGAATGGTCTGCCATCTAAAAAATGGTGGTCTCtacttaaaaaaagacatttaactCTTCGACTAAGAGTTCCTGAGGGTACAGCTGCTATTCGCCATCAGTGTATGGACAAGGAAAAggtttctatttattttaacgCGCTGAAGCAAGTTATGGATGAGATGGGTCTTTATTGCAAGCCCCATTGTGTGTGGAATATGGATGAAACTGGTTTGCAATTGCAGCATACACCAGACAAGGTTGTTACTAAGTCATGTTCAAGGTATATACAAAGTCGGACAAGTGGAAATTgtgaaacaataacaataattgcCACAATTAGTGCCTCAGGCACTCACATACCTCCTCACATTATTGTAAAAGGTAAAACCAGAAGAGCTTTAAATGGCTTTGAAGTTCTTTCAGCTCCTGAAAGAAGTACTTGGAGTGTTTCTGATTCTGGGTGGACTAAACAAG acaGGAAGATACAAAATGAACAtcataaaagtaactttaattcaaataaagataatgGAATATTGATCAATGATTGTTATAAATTCGATGAAGAAAATG aagcTCTTTCCACTCAAACTTCAAAGAATTTCGATTCTTCTATATACAGAGATGTTTCTTCTATATATGgtgatttaaagtttaaagactGTTTGAAAAATTCAGACATTTCAACAGAATCAGAGCTTGATAATATAATTGAACAACTTCcgaattcattaaaaaagaatgaaagCTCATTTGATGATTCTGATAATCTTTATGAATCTAACAGTAGCGCTTCATctcttttcaaaaaacttgaatCTAGGATGgttcagttaataaaaaaagacaagaaCAAGTTGGAATTTTTAAGTgtgcagaaaatttttttatga
- the LOC136075183 gene encoding uncharacterized protein LOC136075183 isoform X5 translates to MKVAVTLPIYPLCASLSGNMSENECGDVYEELVFHPVLNKNIKTPEEIKEYSFNTNKDSGILVDSCYNFNEELDRKIQNEHHKSNFNSNKDNGILINDCYKFDEENEALSTQTSKNFDSSIYRDVSSIYGDLKFKDCLKNSDISTESELDNIIEQLPNSLKKNESSFDDSDNLYESNSSASSLFKKLESRMVQLIKKDKNKLEFLSVQKIFL, encoded by the exons ATGAAGGTGGCTGTCACACTCCCTATATACCCTCTTTGCGCCAGCCTCTCTGGCAACATG AGTGAAAATGAATGTGGTGATGTATATGAAGAGTTAGTGTTTCATCCAGTTTTAAACAAGA atattaaaacaccagaagaaattaaagaatatagttttaatacaaataagGATAGTGGGATACTTGTCGAtagttgttataattttaatgaagagctag acaGGAAGATACAAAATGAACAtcataaaagtaactttaattcaaataaagataatgGAATATTGATCAATGATTGTTATAAATTCGATGAAGAAAATG aagcTCTTTCCACTCAAACTTCAAAGAATTTCGATTCTTCTATATACAGAGATGTTTCTTCTATATATGgtgatttaaagtttaaagactGTTTGAAAAATTCAGACATTTCAACAGAATCAGAGCTTGATAATATAATTGAACAACTTCcgaattcattaaaaaagaatgaaagCTCATTTGATGATTCTGATAATCTTTATGAATCTAACAGTAGCGCTTCATctcttttcaaaaaacttgaatCTAGGATGgttcagttaataaaaaaagacaagaaCAAGTTGGAATTTTTAAGTgtgcagaaaatttttttatga
- the LOC136075183 gene encoding uncharacterized protein LOC136075183 isoform X4, producing MVINEGGCHTPYIPSLRQPLWQHGTASENECGDVYEELVFHPVLNKNIKTPEEIKEYSFNTNKDSGILVDSCYNFNEELDRKIQNEHHKSNFNSNKDNGILINDCYKFDEENEALSTQTSKNFDSSIYRDVSSIYGDLKFKDCLKNSDISTESELDNIIEQLPNSLKKNESSFDDSDNLYESNSSASSLFKKLESRMVQLIKKDKNKLEFLSVQKIFL from the exons ATGGTCATTAATGAAGGTGGCTGTCACACTCCCTATATACCCTCTTTGCGCCAGCCTCTCTGGCAACATGGTACAGCG AGTGAAAATGAATGTGGTGATGTATATGAAGAGTTAGTGTTTCATCCAGTTTTAAACAAGA atattaaaacaccagaagaaattaaagaatatagttttaatacaaataagGATAGTGGGATACTTGTCGAtagttgttataattttaatgaagagctag acaGGAAGATACAAAATGAACAtcataaaagtaactttaattcaaataaagataatgGAATATTGATCAATGATTGTTATAAATTCGATGAAGAAAATG aagcTCTTTCCACTCAAACTTCAAAGAATTTCGATTCTTCTATATACAGAGATGTTTCTTCTATATATGgtgatttaaagtttaaagactGTTTGAAAAATTCAGACATTTCAACAGAATCAGAGCTTGATAATATAATTGAACAACTTCcgaattcattaaaaaagaatgaaagCTCATTTGATGATTCTGATAATCTTTATGAATCTAACAGTAGCGCTTCATctcttttcaaaaaacttgaatCTAGGATGgttcagttaataaaaaaagacaagaaCAAGTTGGAATTTTTAAGTgtgcagaaaatttttttatga
- the LOC136075183 gene encoding uncharacterized protein LOC136075183 isoform X3 yields MWYKFNLAKNMSSKNLASQLSAAVFAVIIPTFLNLDSESENECGDVYEELVFHPVLNKNIKTPEEIKEYSFNTNKDSGILVDSCYNFNEELDRKIQNEHHKSNFNSNKDNGILINDCYKFDEENEALSTQTSKNFDSSIYRDVSSIYGDLKFKDCLKNSDISTESELDNIIEQLPNSLKKNESSFDDSDNLYESNSSASSLFKKLESRMVQLIKKDKNKLEFLSVQKIFL; encoded by the exons atgtggTATAAATTTAATCTGGCAAAAAATATGAGCAGCAAAAATTTGGCAAGTCAATTATCTGCTGCTGTGTTTGCAGTTAttattccaacttttttaaatttagattcaGAG AGTGAAAATGAATGTGGTGATGTATATGAAGAGTTAGTGTTTCATCCAGTTTTAAACAAGA atattaaaacaccagaagaaattaaagaatatagttttaatacaaataagGATAGTGGGATACTTGTCGAtagttgttataattttaatgaagagctag acaGGAAGATACAAAATGAACAtcataaaagtaactttaattcaaataaagataatgGAATATTGATCAATGATTGTTATAAATTCGATGAAGAAAATG aagcTCTTTCCACTCAAACTTCAAAGAATTTCGATTCTTCTATATACAGAGATGTTTCTTCTATATATGgtgatttaaagtttaaagactGTTTGAAAAATTCAGACATTTCAACAGAATCAGAGCTTGATAATATAATTGAACAACTTCcgaattcattaaaaaagaatgaaagCTCATTTGATGATTCTGATAATCTTTATGAATCTAACAGTAGCGCTTCATctcttttcaaaaaacttgaatCTAGGATGgttcagttaataaaaaaagacaagaaCAAGTTGGAATTTTTAAGTgtgcagaaaatttttttatga
- the LOC136075183 gene encoding uncharacterized protein LOC136075183 isoform X1: MGIGFGRRQFMKYAGDIARKRGIPFKNGLPSKKWWSLLKKRHLTLRLRVPEGTAAIRHQCMDKEKVSIYFNALKQVMDEMGLYCKPHCVWNMDETGLQLQHTPDKVVTKSCSRYIQSRTSGNCETITIIATISASGTHIPPHIIVKGKTRRALNGFEVLSAPERSTWSVSDSGWTKQGIALFWFSESFLTNIGPERPQILILDGHSSHNFIELIESAIKNNIIIAELPAHTSHWLQPCDRSVFGPLKQHYNVACQDMMNMYPGVLVSYRNFCALFRIAWVKALSEKNIKSGFNACGIFPFNPNSNEIPPEAYLPNNLYEPSQLTEAKYEKSIRFDEDKKHIINPFLEKSEKTSEIILQPHQTNFAVSNVQIDFAIESNCVEKKVNSSSLVLPTYSIDDLESVLTDQQRQCFAFCFDKGFDIKSDETYELEKFENVIS; this comes from the coding sequence ATGGGTATTGGTTTTGGAAGGCGTCAGTTTATGAAATATGCTGGGGATATAGCAAGAAAGCGGGGTATTCCATTCAAGAATGGTCTGCCATCTAAAAAATGGTGGTCTCtacttaaaaaaagacatttaactCTTCGACTAAGAGTTCCTGAGGGTACAGCTGCTATTCGCCATCAGTGTATGGACAAGGAAAAggtttctatttattttaacgCGCTGAAGCAAGTTATGGATGAGATGGGTCTTTATTGCAAGCCCCATTGTGTGTGGAATATGGATGAAACTGGTTTGCAATTGCAGCATACACCAGACAAGGTTGTTACTAAGTCATGTTCAAGGTATATACAAAGTCGGACAAGTGGAAATTgtgaaacaataacaataattgcCACAATTAGTGCCTCAGGCACTCACATACCTCCTCACATTATTGTAAAAGGTAAAACCAGAAGAGCTTTAAATGGCTTTGAAGTTCTTTCAGCTCCTGAAAGAAGTACTTGGAGTGTTTCTGATTCTGGGTGGACTAAACAAGGTATTGCATTATTTTGGTTTTCggaatcttttttaacaaatataggACCTGAGCGACctcaaatattaattttggaTGGTCATAGTTCTCATAATTTCATAGAATTGATTGAATCAGCTATCAAGAATAACATCATTATAGCTGAACTTCCAGCACACACATCACATTGGCTTCAACCTTGTGATCGGAGTGTATTTGGACCACTCAAACAACACTATAATGTTGCTTGCCAAGATATGATGAATATGTATCCAGGTGTTTTAGTGTCATATAGGAATTTTTGTGCTTTGTTTAGAATAGCATGGGTAAAAGCCTTATCGGAAAAGAACATTAAATCAGGGTTTAATGCCTGTGGTATATTTCCATTCAATCCAAATTCCAATGAAATTCCACCAGAGGCTTATCTGCCAAACAACCTTTATGAACCATCACAATTAACTGAggctaaatatgaaaaaagtataagattTGACGAAGATAAGAAGCATATTATTAATCCATTTTTggaaaaatctgaaaaaactTCTGAAATTATATTACAACCACATCAAACAAACTTTGCAGTAAGTAATGTACAAATAGATTTTGCTATTGAATCCAATTGTGTAGAGAAAAAAGTGAATAGTTCTAGTCTTGTTTTACCAACTTATTCCATTGATGATCTGGAATCTGTTTTAACAGACCAACAACGCCaatgttttgctttttgttttgataaaggATTTGACATTAAGAGTGATGAAACTTATGAGTTggaaaagtttgaaaatgttATCTCCTGA
- the LOC136074202 gene encoding uncharacterized protein LOC136074202 codes for MTKLQEFCIVLMKLCLNLLEQDIAYRFGISQPTVSRIFEKWLLVMARRLSFLIKWPERDILRRTMPTCFREFFPKCIVIIDCFEIFIEKPKDLTARAQTFSKYKHHNTVKVLIGITPQGSISFVSEAWGGRVSDVYITENSGILNNLLIGDQVLADRGFTIADSVGLYCAELKLPAFTRGKSQLSQIEVDWTREIARVRIHVERLIGLLRNKYTILQGILPNKLISRTDDGICKLNDILTVCSALCNLCCGVVPID; via the coding sequence ATGACAAAGTTGCAAgaattttgtattgttttaatGAAACTGTGTCTTAATTTGCTGGAACAAGATATAGCGTATAGATTTGGGATAAGTCAACCAACCGTATCACGAATCTTTGAAAAATGGCTTCTTGTAATGGCACGCAGACTATCCTTTTTAATAAAGTGGCCAGAGAGAGATATATTAAGGAGAACAATGCCAACTTGTTTTCGAGAATTTTTTCCTAAatgtattgttattattgactgttttgagatttttattgaaaaaccaaAAGATCTGACAGCTAGAGctcaaactttttctaaatataagcACCATAATActgttaaagttttaattggCATTACTCCACAAGGCTCAATATCATTTGTTTCAGAAGCTTGGGGTGGAAGAGTATCTGACGTTTATATTACAGAAAATTCtggaatattaaataatttacttattgGAGATCAGGTGTTAGCAGACAGAGGTTTTACAATTGCAGATTCCGTTGGTTTATATTGTGCAGAATTAAAACTTCCTGCTTTTACACGAGGAAAGTCTCAGTTATCTCAAATAGAAGTTGATTGGACTCGAGAGATTGCCCGTGTACGAATACACGTTGAACGTTTAATTGGGCTCTTAAGAAATAAATACACAATTTTGCAAGGAATACTTCCTAATAAACTAATCAGTCGAACAGATGATGGAATATGTAAactaaatgatattttaactGTTTGTTCTGCTTTATGTAACCTTTGTTGTGGAGTAGTCCCTATTGattga